The genomic region CCAGGCGCTCCCGGCCGGCTCTCGGGTGCTCGGGGTGGACCTGCTCCCGGTCGCCGCGGAGCAGCTGCGCACGAGTGCCCGAGGTGCCGGGGTCTCCGATGTCGTGCGCCCCGTCGTCGCCGACATCGAGGCGTTCGGCATCTCCGGGCAGGCCGATCTGGTGGTCGCCTGCTCGGCCCTGGAGCACGTGTCCGGCCCGGCCGCCTTCGAGCGGGTTCTGGGGGAGTGGCAGGCGGCGACGAGGGTCAACGGGCTGCACTGCCTGGTGATCGGGGTCGACAAGACCGAGGTCCACCCGGGCGGTGAGGTGCGCCCGGCAGCGGTGGAGTTCCCGTTCGGGCGGGCGGAGGCCGAGCGGTTGCTGCAGCGCTGCTACTCGGGCTGGAGGTGGCTGGAGTACTCCGTCGGCGGGTTCAGCGTGACCGAGCAGCGCGACGGTACGGCGTACCGGCTGGACACGGTCTGTGTGCGGCTGCTGGTGCGCCGGACGTGACCTGGACCACCGCGCACTGCCGCGAATCGTCCACCTCAGTCGGCAGACGCTAGGCTCTGGGCCCATGAGTGAGTTGACGCGCGCCCAGATCCGGGACCTGATGGGCGAGGTGATGAAGGCGCAGGGCAAGGAGCTGCCGAGCGACGACAGCGCCGACCTGCGGGAGATCGGCTTCCGCTCCCTGGACTTCTCCGAGCTGGCCCTGCGGGTCGAGGACGAGATCGGCGACGAACTGAACTTCGACGCCCCCGGTCTGCGCCAGATCGCGAAGGTCGGCGACGTTCTCGACTTCATCGAGCAGCTTCAGTCGGCGTGACCGCCCCGCGGCGCACCACCGCCCTGATCGGCGACGACAACCGGGTCGTCGTCGGGGGGAAGACGCTGACCTGGCGGACGCTGCACAAGCTGCCCCAGCTGCCGTCGCCGGCCGCGGTCCTGGTCGACAACGGCGCCGACGCGCTGGCCGCCGTCCGGCACCACGCCGTGCACGGCACGGAGCTGCTGGTGGCGACCTCGTCGCGGGTCGACCTGGCGATGCGCGAGGAGCTCGGCGAGTCCGGCTTCGCGGTCGTGCTCGCGAACGGTGACGAGCACTCGGTTACCCCGGCGAAGCTGAAGCGGGTCGAGGAGTCCGGCCGGGTCTGGCTGCTCACCTCCGGCTCGACCGGTCGCCCGAAGCGGATCGGCCACACGCTGGAGTCGCTGACCACGGTCCGTGGGCAGCAGCAGCCGCGCACCTGGCTGGTCCCGTACTCGCCGGGCACGTACGCCTGGTGGCAGGTGATCACCATCTCCCTGACCCAGGCCGACCAGAACCTGGTCGTGATCGAGCCGTCCGAGCTGGAGACCTGGCCGCTGATCGCCGCCGAGCACGGCGTCACCGCCGCGTCCGGTACGCCGACGTTCTGGCGGCAGACGATCTACCGCGACACCGAGGCGCTGGCCAAGGTCCCGCTGGAGCAGATCACGCTCGGCGGTGAGCCGGTCGACCAGGCGATCCTGGACCGGCTCAAGGAGATCTTCCCGAACGCCCGGGTGTCGTGGATCTACGCCTCCTCCGAGGTCGGCGCGTCGATCGTCGTGCACGACGGCCAGGCCGGTTTCCCGAAGGCCTGGCTGAACCGGGACCCCGACCCCGCGTCGGAGCGCCCGGTGCTGTCGGTGGACGGTGACGAGCTGGTGATCGCCTCCCCGCACCACGGTGCCGGGCTCGAGGGCGCGCACCGGACCGGCGACCGGGTCGAGTTCGTCGGCGACCGGGTGCTGATCACCGGCCGGCTGGACACCGACGAGATCAACGT from Kribbella flavida DSM 17836 harbors:
- a CDS encoding AMP-binding protein, translated to MTAPRRTTALIGDDNRVVVGGKTLTWRTLHKLPQLPSPAAVLVDNGADALAAVRHHAVHGTELLVATSSRVDLAMREELGESGFAVVLANGDEHSVTPAKLKRVEESGRVWLLTSGSTGRPKRIGHTLESLTTVRGQQQPRTWLVPYSPGTYAWWQVITISLTQADQNLVVIEPSELETWPLIAAEHGVTAASGTPTFWRQTIYRDTEALAKVPLEQITLGGEPVDQAILDRLKEIFPNARVSWIYASSEVGASIVVHDGQAGFPKAWLNRDPDPASERPVLSVDGDELVIASPHHGAGLEGAHRTGDRVEFVGDRVLITGRLDTDEINVGGSKVSAGLVRNVLMAHPAVAWARVFARKAPLVGRMVAAEVVLNPDLGPVTDADLVQWCTNRLPDYGVPRRIRFLPEIPQKETLKSDV
- a CDS encoding acyl carrier protein translates to MSELTRAQIRDLMGEVMKAQGKELPSDDSADLREIGFRSLDFSELALRVEDEIGDELNFDAPGLRQIAKVGDVLDFIEQLQSA
- a CDS encoding SAM-dependent methyltransferase — encoded protein: MTTAGRQETLRYHRALYADHSPTGPATWLHRPSPFVLRSLPQLHADGPALAVELGAGAGRHTIPVAQALPAGSRVLGVDLLPVAAEQLRTSARGAGVSDVVRPVVADIEAFGISGQADLVVACSALEHVSGPAAFERVLGEWQAATRVNGLHCLVIGVDKTEVHPGGEVRPAAVEFPFGRAEAERLLQRCYSGWRWLEYSVGGFSVTEQRDGTAYRLDTVCVRLLVRRT